A window of the Rhodoluna limnophila genome harbors these coding sequences:
- the panC gene encoding pantoate--beta-alanine ligase, which translates to MHIATTVSQLATEVSVARSEGKKVALVPTMGALHAGHLSLIAAARKHADFVVVSIFVNPLQFGAGEDFDKYPRTLDADVESLEVVNTDVLFAPSVDDVYPAGSVAEPTKSAGEIGVVYEGAARPGHFDGMLTVVARLFDLVKPDFAVFGQKDAQQLFLIKQMAKVDYPALQIVAAPTVREPSGLAMSSRNRYLSVDAHKVAEQLSAALRAGHTNAASPSAALESARAFMSKAPEAKLDYIALVAANSFEPINDEFKGRALLLIAAVVGQTRLIDNIEITF; encoded by the coding sequence ATGCACATAGCCACCACGGTCTCTCAGTTAGCCACTGAGGTTTCGGTCGCGCGCTCTGAGGGTAAAAAAGTTGCCCTGGTGCCAACCATGGGTGCCCTGCACGCGGGGCACCTCTCGCTAATTGCCGCAGCTCGCAAGCACGCCGACTTTGTCGTGGTTTCCATTTTTGTAAATCCGCTTCAGTTTGGTGCCGGCGAAGACTTCGATAAGTACCCGCGCACACTTGATGCTGATGTTGAAAGCCTCGAGGTGGTCAACACCGATGTCCTTTTTGCGCCTTCAGTCGACGATGTTTACCCAGCGGGATCAGTGGCCGAACCAACCAAGAGCGCCGGAGAAATCGGTGTGGTTTATGAAGGCGCAGCCCGCCCCGGCCACTTTGATGGAATGCTGACCGTTGTGGCCAGGCTATTTGACCTGGTGAAACCGGATTTTGCAGTGTTCGGGCAAAAAGATGCCCAGCAGCTGTTTTTGATTAAGCAAATGGCCAAAGTTGACTACCCGGCCTTGCAAATTGTTGCGGCGCCTACTGTGCGCGAGCCTAGTGGTTTGGCTATGTCTAGCCGCAACCGCTACCTAAGTGTCGATGCCCATAAGGTTGCCGAGCAACTGTCGGCAGCTTTGCGAGCCGGACACACTAATGCCGCCAGCCCAAGTGCTGCTCTCGAATCCGCCCGGGCCTTTATGTCAAAGGCGCCTGAGGCTAAACTTGATTACATTGCCTTGGTAGCGGCCAATTCTTTTGAACCAATCAACGATGAATTCAAAGGCCGCGCGCTATTGCTAATTGCAGCGGTTGTCGGCCAAACCCGATTGATCGACAACATCGAAATAACTTTTTAG
- a CDS encoding Rossmann-like and DUF2520 domain-containing protein: MSNGRLAVGIIGAGPVGAVLGQALAAAGHNLIGVASASPQNLERLDALIPEVPLLAIPDLIAEADLVVLAIPADQIAPMVSGLAAAGVWRAGQLVAHTAGEHGYSVLAPAAGAGVIPLAIHPAMTFTGTSIDLVKIRESYFAVSAPNVALPIAQALVIEMGAEPIVVAEADRATYFEAVSVANSFSKMIVNQAIGLLENVGIENPRGVIGPLIRSAVEQALADGHKPLDPEELLS; the protein is encoded by the coding sequence TTGAGTAACGGAAGACTGGCTGTCGGAATCATCGGGGCTGGACCAGTTGGCGCAGTCTTGGGACAGGCCCTGGCTGCTGCCGGGCACAACCTCATCGGTGTGGCAAGTGCAAGCCCGCAAAATCTCGAGCGCTTAGACGCACTGATTCCCGAGGTCCCGTTGCTTGCGATTCCAGACCTAATTGCTGAGGCAGACCTGGTGGTTTTGGCTATTCCGGCAGATCAAATTGCACCGATGGTTTCTGGCTTGGCTGCTGCCGGTGTTTGGCGTGCGGGGCAGTTGGTAGCCCACACCGCCGGTGAGCACGGATACTCTGTCTTGGCCCCGGCCGCCGGAGCGGGAGTGATTCCGCTGGCGATTCACCCGGCCATGACCTTTACCGGAACCAGCATTGATCTGGTCAAAATTCGTGAGAGCTACTTTGCGGTCTCGGCACCTAACGTGGCCCTGCCGATTGCGCAGGCCTTGGTTATCGAGATGGGCGCCGAGCCAATTGTTGTTGCCGAGGCAGATCGCGCGACATATTTCGAGGCGGTATCGGTTGCTAACTCGTTCTCAAAGATGATCGTGAATCAGGCAATCGGATTGCTAGAAAACGTGGGAATCGAAAACCCTCGCGGGGTCATCGGGCCCCTGATTCGCAGTGCCGTAGAGCAAGCCCTAGCCGATGGCCACAAGCCGCTCGACCCAGAGGAACTGCTGAGCTAA
- a CDS encoding DUF3180 domain-containing protein: MKPTKVQTLLAWAVLAATAGYLVPRLIVANGGQVPVAAFTMIFTLPTVAILLVIFAIPMIRRTRATKAKPAALLNPFYAVRVVLLAKAIAISGAIFTGWHAGVVWLQATSPVIPAGIWPNLAALIGAILMVVAGIVIERVCRIRDDGRDGQAGSAGAGSSTEVNPA, encoded by the coding sequence ATGAAGCCGACCAAAGTTCAAACGCTTTTGGCTTGGGCCGTTCTGGCGGCTACCGCGGGCTACCTGGTTCCGCGCCTAATTGTTGCCAATGGCGGCCAGGTTCCAGTTGCAGCTTTCACCATGATTTTTACCCTGCCAACCGTAGCCATCCTGCTGGTCATTTTTGCAATTCCAATGATCCGCCGAACGCGAGCAACCAAGGCAAAGCCAGCCGCCCTGCTCAATCCGTTTTACGCAGTTCGAGTTGTGCTGCTAGCCAAGGCCATCGCAATCTCAGGTGCAATCTTTACCGGTTGGCACGCGGGTGTGGTTTGGCTGCAGGCAACCTCGCCGGTGATTCCCGCCGGAATCTGGCCAAACCTCGCAGCTCTCATCGGTGCAATTTTGATGGTGGTTGCCGGCATAGTTATTGAGCGCGTTTGCCGTATTCGCGACGATGGCCGCGACGGTCAAGCAGGCTCCGCAGGCGCTGGTTCGTCCACCGAGGTGAACCCCGCTTGA
- the folK gene encoding 2-amino-4-hydroxy-6-hydroxymethyldihydropteridine diphosphokinase codes for MAEPVKAILALGGNLGKRRKTIRSALKALAVTPGIKGVLCSPLVESVALTEAGTDETKPNYLNGVVRIETTLKPKELLNEIRRIETEHGRIRLERWGSRTLDIDIITYGNEIKVGKELTLPHPRASERAFVLVPWSLLEPDAVLPGYGSVKELAEPIKDQVWLVR; via the coding sequence ATGGCTGAACCGGTAAAGGCAATTTTGGCGTTGGGCGGAAACCTCGGCAAGCGCCGCAAGACCATTCGCTCGGCGCTCAAAGCGCTGGCGGTAACCCCGGGCATCAAGGGTGTTCTTTGCTCACCGCTGGTCGAATCGGTGGCGTTAACCGAGGCCGGCACCGATGAAACCAAGCCCAACTACCTAAACGGTGTGGTTCGAATCGAGACCACGCTCAAGCCAAAAGAGTTGCTAAACGAGATTCGCCGAATCGAGACCGAGCACGGGCGAATTCGCCTTGAGCGCTGGGGCTCGCGAACCCTCGACATCGACATCATCACCTATGGCAACGAGATCAAGGTGGGCAAAGAGTTGACCCTCCCGCACCCTCGTGCTTCTGAGCGCGCATTTGTGCTGGTGCCTTGGTCACTGCTTGAACCGGATGCTGTTTTGCCCGGATACGGATCAGTCAAAGAGCTGGCCGAGCCCATTAAAGACCAGGTCTGGCTAGTTAGATGA
- the folB gene encoding dihydroneopterin aldolase has product MAAVQQFKIKLTGLKVFAHHGVFEFERENGQEFLIDATVWVAGHKAAITDDLSNTVHYGELAEAIIENVKHEPVDLIETLAQRLLDLALNFGGPASPVLKAKITVHKPNAPINHEFQDVSVTVKAKRRFDKASAIGSEG; this is encoded by the coding sequence ATGGCCGCCGTTCAGCAGTTCAAAATCAAGCTCACTGGGCTAAAAGTTTTTGCGCACCACGGGGTGTTTGAGTTTGAGCGCGAAAACGGCCAGGAGTTTTTGATTGATGCGACGGTTTGGGTTGCCGGTCACAAAGCTGCCATTACCGATGACCTCAGCAACACGGTTCACTATGGTGAGTTGGCCGAAGCCATCATCGAGAACGTGAAGCACGAGCCGGTCGACCTGATCGAGACTTTGGCCCAGCGCCTTTTGGATTTGGCCCTAAATTTTGGTGGTCCAGCCAGCCCTGTGCTCAAGGCAAAAATCACAGTGCACAAACCAAACGCACCAATTAATCATGAGTTTCAAGATGTTTCGGTCACCGTCAAGGCCAAACGCCGTTTTGATAAAGCCAGCGCAATTGGCAGTGAGGGCTGA
- the folP gene encoding dihydropteroate synthase — translation MTFNRPLVMGVLNVTPDSFSDGGEYTSVESALDHARLLIMGGANIIDIGGESTRPGAARVSPEIELARVIPVIEAIVEELQKIDRRDVLISIDTMNASTALASVAAGASIINDVSGGLADEKMFSLAAASGAKLIISHWRGFSDEMQNNAQYIDVAREVAIELQARVDAAIAAGVKRSKIIIDPGLGFAKDMQQNWQLVARLDELEKLDLPILVGASRKRFIAGALEPGLEPEVSEISNNRRDLATAVLTALLLQRKIWGVRVHNVIATSDAISVVEALRQGSEEGQS, via the coding sequence ATGACTTTCAACCGGCCCCTAGTAATGGGTGTTCTAAATGTCACCCCAGATTCATTCAGCGATGGTGGCGAATACACCTCAGTTGAGTCAGCGCTTGATCACGCCCGCCTGTTGATTATGGGTGGCGCCAACATTATCGACATCGGCGGTGAATCAACCAGGCCGGGTGCAGCTCGAGTGAGCCCAGAAATCGAATTGGCGCGAGTGATTCCGGTAATCGAAGCAATCGTTGAAGAGCTGCAAAAAATTGATCGCCGCGATGTGTTGATCAGTATCGACACCATGAATGCTTCGACGGCGTTGGCATCTGTTGCCGCCGGTGCCTCGATCATTAACGATGTTTCTGGTGGACTGGCCGACGAAAAAATGTTTAGCCTGGCTGCAGCATCGGGCGCAAAGCTAATCATTTCTCACTGGCGTGGTTTTAGCGATGAGATGCAGAACAACGCCCAGTACATCGATGTTGCTCGCGAGGTTGCCATTGAGTTGCAGGCGCGGGTGGATGCCGCGATTGCAGCTGGTGTGAAGCGCAGCAAAATCATCATTGATCCGGGTTTGGGTTTTGCCAAAGACATGCAGCAAAACTGGCAGCTGGTTGCCCGGCTGGACGAGCTGGAGAAGTTAGATTTGCCGATCCTGGTCGGTGCAAGTCGCAAACGGTTTATCGCCGGTGCGCTTGAGCCAGGTCTTGAGCCTGAGGTGAGCGAGATCTCGAATAATCGAAGGGATTTGGCAACCGCGGTTCTCACCGCCCTGCTGCTGCAACGCAAGATCTGGGGTGTCCGAGTGCACAACGTAATCGCGACTAGCGATGCAATCTCGGTAGTCGAAGCGCTGCGCCAGGGTAGCGAAGAGGGGCAGAGTTAA
- the folE gene encoding GTP cyclohydrolase I FolE, producing MVDTARIKAAVVELIQAIGEDPTRSELLATPQKVAEAYAEFFKGVGVDASETLSDTFEAEHNDVVILKDIEFVSMCEHHLLPFTGVAHIAYLPDDRVIGLGRLPKLVEVLAARPQLQENLTAQIADELEAGLGTKGVVVVIEARHHCVVSRGARQPEANTITMATRGCYSEPAARAEVMGLISK from the coding sequence TTGGTCGACACCGCGCGCATCAAAGCTGCAGTCGTTGAGCTGATTCAGGCCATCGGCGAAGACCCAACACGGAGTGAGCTTTTGGCTACTCCGCAGAAGGTGGCTGAGGCGTACGCGGAGTTCTTCAAGGGTGTCGGTGTCGATGCCAGCGAGACCCTGTCGGACACCTTCGAAGCAGAGCACAACGACGTTGTCATTCTCAAGGACATTGAGTTTGTTTCGATGTGCGAGCACCACCTATTGCCATTCACCGGGGTGGCCCACATTGCCTACCTGCCAGACGACCGAGTGATTGGGCTTGGCCGCCTGCCTAAGTTGGTTGAGGTTTTGGCCGCTCGCCCCCAATTGCAAGAAAATCTAACCGCTCAGATTGCCGACGAGCTAGAGGCCGGACTAGGCACCAAGGGCGTTGTCGTAGTCATCGAAGCTCGCCACCACTGCGTGGTTTCGCGAGGTGCGCGCCAGCCTGAAGCAAACACAATCACAATGGCCACGCGTGGTTGCTATTCAGAGCCAGCAGCACGGGCCGAGGTCATGGGCCTCATCTCTAAGTGA
- the ftsH gene encoding ATP-dependent zinc metalloprotease FtsH, protein MNFKKILSGPFVWIFVAVMVLLIGSSMINGNSVKQVTTAYGLELIESGKAEQVKVLGNDQRVDVTLINEDAKYGKNVQFYYVTARGDQVIEVISNASISKGYDDDVQNTPWYLAILGTLLPFVIIGLIFWFLMSGLQGGNSKVMNFGKSKAKLINKEQSNKTFADVAGADEALEELQEIKEFLQEPEKFQKLGAKIPRGVLLYGPPGTGKTLVAKAVAGEAGVPFFAISGSDFVEMFVGVGASRVRDLFDQAKQAAPAIIFVDEIDAVGRHRGAGIGGGNDEREQTLNQLLVEMDGFDSKTNVILIAATNRPDILDPALLRPGRFDRQIGVGAPDLIGREQILKVHAKGKPIADDVDMASVARRTPGFTGADLANVLNEAALLTARQNEKEISAATLDEAIDRVIGGPQKKSRLMQDKERLNTAYHEAGHALVAASLNHSDPVSKVTILPRGRALGYTMVLPLEDRYSVSRNQLLDQIAYAMGGRVAEEIVFHDPTTGASNDFEKATHIAREMVTKYGYSSQLGSISFGGGGEVFIGRDMAQAREYSEATAQLIDAEVRAILDAAHDEAYKALTLNRKVLDAMAKELMERETLQAEDIAVIFKPVKKLPLRPQWLSKKTRPVSKQGPIAIPVKGSSAEKAKVAKAAAVKAAKPAAKKPAAPKAPAAKKPVARKPAAPKKTEE, encoded by the coding sequence ATGAACTTCAAGAAAATCCTCAGTGGTCCATTCGTCTGGATCTTTGTAGCTGTGATGGTCTTGCTCATCGGTTCGTCGATGATCAACGGCAACAGCGTAAAGCAGGTAACCACCGCCTACGGCCTAGAGCTCATCGAGAGCGGCAAGGCCGAGCAGGTCAAGGTACTGGGTAACGACCAGCGCGTTGACGTAACCCTAATCAACGAAGACGCCAAGTATGGCAAGAACGTTCAGTTCTACTACGTCACTGCTCGCGGTGACCAGGTTATCGAGGTAATTTCGAACGCTTCAATCTCCAAGGGCTACGACGATGACGTGCAAAACACTCCGTGGTACCTGGCGATTTTGGGCACCCTGCTTCCGTTTGTCATCATCGGTTTGATTTTCTGGTTCTTGATGTCTGGCCTTCAGGGCGGCAACAGCAAGGTAATGAACTTTGGCAAGTCAAAGGCCAAACTGATCAACAAAGAGCAGTCAAACAAGACCTTTGCCGATGTTGCCGGTGCCGACGAGGCCCTTGAAGAATTACAAGAAATCAAAGAGTTTTTGCAGGAGCCAGAGAAGTTCCAGAAGCTTGGCGCCAAGATTCCTCGCGGTGTTTTGCTCTATGGCCCTCCGGGAACCGGTAAGACTTTGGTTGCCAAGGCCGTAGCCGGAGAAGCCGGTGTGCCATTCTTTGCAATCTCAGGTTCTGACTTTGTTGAAATGTTCGTCGGTGTTGGTGCGTCGCGAGTTCGCGACCTATTTGACCAGGCCAAGCAGGCAGCGCCGGCCATCATCTTTGTTGACGAAATTGACGCCGTTGGTCGTCACCGCGGTGCCGGTATCGGTGGCGGTAACGACGAGCGCGAGCAGACACTAAACCAGCTTTTGGTTGAGATGGATGGCTTTGATTCAAAGACCAACGTGATTCTGATTGCGGCTACCAACCGCCCAGACATCCTTGACCCGGCTCTCTTGCGCCCGGGCCGTTTTGACCGCCAGATTGGGGTGGGTGCTCCTGACCTAATCGGGCGCGAGCAGATTCTGAAGGTTCACGCCAAGGGCAAGCCAATTGCCGACGACGTTGACATGGCCTCAGTTGCTCGGCGCACACCAGGTTTTACCGGTGCCGACCTAGCCAACGTTTTGAACGAAGCAGCTCTATTGACTGCTCGCCAAAACGAAAAAGAAATTTCAGCAGCCACTCTTGACGAAGCAATCGACCGCGTTATCGGTGGACCGCAGAAGAAGTCACGCTTGATGCAAGACAAAGAGCGCCTAAACACTGCCTACCACGAGGCCGGCCACGCTCTGGTTGCGGCTTCGCTAAACCACAGCGACCCAGTGTCAAAGGTCACCATTTTGCCTCGCGGTCGCGCACTTGGTTACACCATGGTGTTGCCGCTCGAAGATCGCTACAGCGTCTCAAGAAACCAGCTGCTTGACCAGATTGCCTACGCAATGGGTGGCCGCGTTGCTGAAGAGATCGTCTTCCACGACCCAACTACCGGTGCCTCGAATGACTTCGAAAAAGCCACTCACATTGCACGCGAGATGGTCACCAAGTACGGCTACTCATCGCAGTTGGGTTCAATCAGCTTTGGCGGCGGTGGCGAGGTGTTTATTGGCCGCGACATGGCTCAGGCTCGAGAGTACTCAGAGGCAACCGCTCAGCTTATTGACGCTGAGGTCCGAGCAATTCTTGATGCTGCTCACGACGAGGCCTACAAGGCACTGACCCTAAACCGCAAGGTTCTTGACGCCATGGCAAAAGAGCTCATGGAGCGCGAGACTCTTCAGGCTGAAGACATCGCAGTGATTTTCAAGCCGGTTAAGAAGTTGCCGCTTCGCCCACAGTGGTTGTCGAAGAAGACCCGACCTGTTTCAAAGCAGGGTCCAATCGCGATTCCGGTAAAGGGTTCGTCAGCTGAAAAGGCCAAGGTAGCTAAGGCTGCCGCGGTAAAGGCTGCGAAGCCTGCTGCTAAAAAGCCAGCGGCGCCAAAGGCGCCGGCAGCTAAGAAGCCAGTAGCACGCAAGCCGGCTGCACCAAAGAAGACCGAAGAGTAA
- the hpt gene encoding hypoxanthine phosphoribosyltransferase, giving the protein MDLSKVANEITEVLVTEEQIATRVAELAAELDSKYAGKDVLLVGVLKGAVMFMADLSRAMQLSVSMDWMAVSSYGSGTVSSGVVRILKDLDADVLGRHVVIVEDIIDSGLTLSWLVSNLEARGAASVEVVALLRKPAAAKVEVNVALVGFDIPNEFVVGYGLDYSEKYRTLKGVAVLSPAVYS; this is encoded by the coding sequence GTGGACCTTTCGAAGGTAGCTAACGAAATCACCGAGGTGCTTGTCACCGAAGAACAAATTGCCACCCGAGTTGCCGAATTGGCAGCCGAGTTGGACTCAAAATACGCAGGCAAAGATGTGCTCTTGGTGGGTGTTCTAAAGGGTGCCGTTATGTTCATGGCTGACCTTTCACGAGCCATGCAGCTATCGGTGTCAATGGACTGGATGGCCGTCTCTTCATACGGTTCGGGAACAGTTTCATCTGGTGTGGTTCGAATCCTCAAAGACCTAGATGCTGACGTCCTCGGTCGTCACGTGGTCATCGTCGAAGACATCATCGACTCAGGGCTGACTCTCAGCTGGTTGGTCTCTAACCTCGAAGCCCGCGGTGCTGCCTCGGTCGAGGTTGTTGCATTGTTGCGCAAACCTGCTGCCGCAAAGGTGGAAGTAAATGTCGCACTCGTAGGTTTTGATATTCCGAATGAATTCGTTGTGGGCTACGGCCTCGACTATTCAGAGAAGTACCGCACGCTAAAGGGCGTGGCTGTGCTTTCTCCAGCGGTTTATTCCTAG